In Patescibacteria group bacterium, a single genomic region encodes these proteins:
- a CDS encoding MBL fold metallo-hydrolase encodes MIISWLGHSCFKLQDKAGAEGITVITDPFDKKIGLKMPSLEADIVTVSHDHYDHNNVAAVKNNPYLVNMAGEYDVKGVAIHGIESDHDDKGGKERGKNIIFRFEIDDISVTHLGDLATTLTDAQLEVLVGTDILLIPIGGKYTLDAKKAVEVISQIEPRIVIPMHYKTPDLAMDDLDGLEKFIKEFGVKPTEEQKLKISKKDLPQEDMELVILSM; translated from the coding sequence ATGATAATTTCTTGGCTCGGACATTCTTGTTTCAAACTTCAGGACAAAGCAGGCGCGGAGGGAATCACCGTGATTACTGATCCGTTTGATAAAAAAATCGGCTTAAAAATGCCTTCGCTAGAGGCGGATATTGTGACCGTGAGTCATGATCACTACGACCACAATAATGTAGCGGCGGTGAAAAATAACCCTTATTTAGTGAATATGGCCGGTGAATATGATGTTAAAGGTGTTGCGATTCACGGCATTGAGTCTGATCACGACGACAAGGGTGGCAAAGAGCGTGGTAAAAATATTATTTTCCGTTTTGAGATAGATGATATTTCCGTCACCCACTTGGGCGATTTAGCCACAACACTAACTGACGCACAATTAGAAGTCTTAGTGGGTACTGATATATTATTAATTCCAATTGGAGGTAAATATACATTGGATGCCAAAAAGGCGGTGGAAGTAATCTCACAAATCGAGCCCAGAATTGTGATTCCAATGCATTATAAAACTCCCGACTTGGCGATGGACGACCTCGATGGTTTGGAAAAATTCATCAAGGAATTTGGTGTGAAGCCAACGGAGGAACAAAAGTTGAAAATTAGCAAAAAAGATTTACCACAGGAGGATATGGAGTTGGTGATTTTGAGTATGTAA
- a CDS encoding prepilin-type N-terminal cleavage/methylation domain-containing protein, producing MKKTNESGFTLIELLVVISIIGLLSTMAVISLNSARSKARDAKRVSDIKGLSTMLEMERANQGDTVGVGTCVLADALTYTCTGGELTAQVANFKDPVTPATACTNTTTTTCGYSISTAAGAAAAAYGDYQICAYLENGSGGFGAGLISVKTGGVMAAGCN from the coding sequence ATGAAAAAAACCAACGAAAGTGGTTTTACATTGATCGAGTTACTAGTTGTAATCTCTATCATTGGCTTGCTGTCAACTATGGCAGTTATTTCTTTAAACAGTGCTCGATCTAAGGCTAGAGATGCTAAGAGAGTTAGCGACATTAAGGGTCTTTCAACTATGCTTGAAATGGAAAGAGCTAATCAAGGTGATACAGTTGGAGTTGGCACTTGCGTTCTTGCTGATGCTTTAACTTATACTTGTACCGGCGGTGAGCTTACGGCTCAAGTTGCAAACTTTAAAGATCCTGTAACACCAGCTACTGCATGTACCAACACTACTACTACAACTTGTGGTTATTCTATTAGTACGGCAGCGGGAGCGGCTGCTGCCGCCTATGGTGATTATCAAATCTGCGCCTATCTTGAAAATGGATCTGGTGGATTTGGAGCCGGCTTGATTAGTGTTAAGACTGGTGGCGTAATGGCGGCTGGTTGTAACTAG
- the lepB gene encoding signal peptidase I, which produces MFKNFALFVFELLKIVLISLVIIIPVRYFLIQPFYVKGASMEPNFHDKEYLIVDEISYRLNSPQRGDIIVFRYPRNPQEYFIKRLIGLPGEKVQVKDGAVFIFNKEHPEGYRLDEAYLGDGVKTYGFSEDVTTLGDDEIYVLGDNRNASKDSRTFGPVNKSFLIGRVLFRGYPFDKIGTFTAPQYSF; this is translated from the coding sequence ATGTTTAAAAATTTCGCTTTATTTGTTTTTGAGTTACTCAAAATTGTGCTAATCTCACTGGTTATTATCATTCCGGTGCGGTATTTTTTGATTCAGCCTTTTTATGTAAAAGGCGCTTCAATGGAGCCTAATTTTCATGATAAAGAATACTTAATTGTTGACGAGATTTCTTATCGATTGAATAGCCCTCAACGAGGTGATATTATTGTTTTTCGTTATCCGCGTAACCCGCAAGAATATTTTATCAAGCGTTTGATTGGCTTGCCGGGGGAGAAAGTGCAAGTGAAAGATGGTGCTGTTTTTATTTTTAATAAAGAGCATCCGGAAGGATATCGTCTTGACGAGGCTTATTTGGGTGATGGTGTGAAGACTTACGGTTTTTCAGAGGATGTGACTACTTTGGGCGATGATGAAATTTACGTTTTGGGAGACAATCGTAACGCTTCAAAGGATTCACGAACATTCGGGCCGGTAAACAAAAGTTTCTTAATCGGACGAGTTTTGTTTAGAGGTTATCCGTTCGACAAGATCGGCACTTTTACAGCGCCACAGTATAGTTTTTAA
- the hisS gene encoding histidine--tRNA ligase produces MPKKPGISKKPIVKEKNNPKFSRLRGMKDILIDEYKYWDLIVKKSNKLAKVYGFNRIDTPVMERLDLYERSTGKETDIVSKEMYTFIDKGGDKIALRPEATPGLVRAYVEHGMFNMPQPVKTYWMGPLFRHEKPQAGRFRQHTQFNFDMFGEESPVADAQLILIAYNFFSELQIDTQVAINSIGCHECRPDYIKKLTDFYKERGKRSKLCNDCKKRFVKNPLRLLDCKEHDCVEVRDGAPQMVDFLCDGCRDHFIKVLEYLDEMEIPYNLEPTLVRGLDYYNRTVFEFIATEGNEADGENNPHKEERKKKISMGGGGRYDGLVEHMGGRPTPAVGFGLGVERVVMKIKELNIPITRDTEECIFVAQLGDQARRKTFKLFEEMRKNGYKVAQMFVKDSLKAQLEEANRIGARLCLILGQKELLDGTIILKDMVSGTQEIIDYKKIYVEIAKRLGEGATAE; encoded by the coding sequence ATGCCAAAAAAGCCAGGAATTAGTAAAAAACCAATTGTGAAGGAAAAGAATAATCCCAAATTTTCTCGTTTACGAGGAATGAAGGATATTTTGATTGACGAATATAAATATTGGGATTTGATTGTGAAGAAGTCAAATAAGCTTGCCAAGGTTTATGGTTTTAATCGAATTGATACACCGGTAATGGAGCGTTTAGATTTGTATGAGCGTTCAACAGGCAAGGAGACTGATATTGTTTCCAAGGAGATGTATACCTTTATCGATAAAGGCGGTGACAAAATCGCTTTGCGCCCAGAGGCAACCCCTGGATTGGTGCGTGCTTATGTCGAGCATGGCATGTTCAATATGCCACAACCAGTGAAGACTTACTGGATGGGACCGCTTTTTCGTCATGAAAAACCTCAAGCTGGTCGTTTTCGACAGCACACGCAATTTAACTTTGATATGTTTGGTGAAGAGAGTCCAGTGGCTGATGCCCAGTTGATTTTGATTGCTTATAATTTTTTTAGTGAATTACAAATTGATACGCAAGTAGCAATCAACAGTATTGGTTGTCATGAATGTCGTCCAGACTATATCAAGAAATTAACAGATTTTTACAAAGAAAGAGGTAAGAGATCAAAACTTTGTAATGATTGCAAAAAACGTTTTGTAAAAAACCCTTTACGATTATTGGATTGTAAAGAGCATGACTGCGTTGAAGTTCGTGATGGCGCGCCGCAAATGGTTGATTTCTTGTGTGATGGCTGTCGCGATCATTTTATTAAAGTATTGGAATATTTAGATGAAATGGAAATTCCGTATAATCTTGAACCAACCCTAGTTCGTGGTTTGGATTATTATAACCGGACCGTGTTTGAATTTATTGCCACCGAAGGCAATGAGGCTGATGGTGAAAATAATCCGCACAAGGAAGAGCGCAAGAAAAAGATTTCTATGGGCGGTGGCGGTCGTTATGACGGCTTAGTTGAGCATATGGGCGGTCGTCCAACTCCAGCGGTTGGTTTTGGACTTGGCGTAGAGCGGGTTGTAATGAAGATTAAGGAATTAAATATCCCAATTACCAGAGATACTGAAGAATGTATTTTTGTTGCCCAATTGGGTGATCAGGCGAGACGAAAAACATTTAAGCTTTTTGAAGAAATGCGTAAGAACGGCTACAAGGTTGCCCAGATGTTTGTAAAAGATAGCTTGAAAGCGCAATTAGAAGAAGCAAATCGCATCGGCGCTAGATTATGCTTGATTCTGGGACAGAAAGAACTTTTAGACGGCACAATTATTTTGAAAGACATGGTGTCAGGCACGCAGGAAATTATTGACTACAAAAAGATATATGTAGAAATTGCCAAGAGATTGGGAGAAGGTGCGACAGCTGAATAA
- a CDS encoding GatB/YqeY domain-containing protein: protein MENLTEKINADIKTAMIAKSELELLTLRMLTAALKNKRIDLGKEAVLSDEDVVAVIQTEIKKRKDSAEAYLAGNRADLADKEKAEIAILAKYMPEQMSAEELEKITQDTIAQLGASGMKDFGKVMGVVMSKVKGKADGNQVNVAVKKLLG from the coding sequence ATGGAAAATTTAACAGAAAAAATCAACGCTGATATTAAGACGGCGATGATTGCTAAAAGCGAGTTGGAACTTTTGACTTTGCGGATGTTGACGGCGGCCTTAAAAAACAAGCGCATCGATCTAGGCAAGGAAGCAGTTTTGAGCGATGAAGATGTTGTCGCTGTTATTCAAACTGAGATTAAAAAACGCAAAGACTCAGCCGAGGCTTATTTGGCTGGTAATCGCGCTGACTTAGCTGACAAGGAAAAAGCGGAGATTGCGATTTTGGCAAAATACATGCCGGAGCAAATGAGCGCGGAGGAGTTGGAAAAAATTACCCAAGATACTATTGCGCAATTGGGCGCAAGTGGAATGAAAGATTTTGGCAAGGTGATGGGTGTGGTGATGAGCAAGGTTAAGGGTAAAGCGGACGGTAATCAGGTGAATGTGGCAGTGAAGAAATTGTTGGGTTAA